Proteins from a genomic interval of Arachis hypogaea cultivar Tifrunner chromosome 10, arahy.Tifrunner.gnm2.J5K5, whole genome shotgun sequence:
- the LOC112714610 gene encoding splicing factor U2af large subunit B isoform X3, producing MGTLSVMHIQPMTQQATRHARRVYVGGIPPLTNEQTIAAFFSQVMITIGGNSAGAGDSVVNVYINHEKKFAFVEMRTVEEASNAMALDGIIFQGVAVRVRRPTDYNPSLAAALGPSQPSPHLNLSAVGLAIGAVGGTEGLDRIFVGGLSYCFTEEQIRQILESFGTLHAFDLVRDKDTGHSKGYGFCTYENPAVTDIACASLNGLKLGDKTLTVRRATVSGHSKTEQEHIFARAQQHIAMQKIALEVGGSNIPWAERVPTTIDETPTKVLCLTKAVTSDQLRDDEEYEEILEDMRDECRKFGALVNVIIPRPNPGGELPPGIGKVFLEYSDNAGCSAAKNALHGRKFGGNVVTAVYYSEEKYHSMDYGV from the exons ATGGGAACACTTTCTGTAATGCACATTCAACCTATGACACAGCAG GCTACAAGGCATGCCCGGCGAGTTTATGTAGGTGGGATTCCTCCGTTGACTAATGAacag aCAATTGCAGCATTCTTCAGCCAAGTCATGATTACCATTGGGGGCAATTCTGCTGGAGCAG GCGATTCTGTTGTCAATGTCTACATCAATCATGAGAAGAAATTCGCATTTGTGGAGATGAGAACTGTTGAGGAGGCTAGCAATGCAATGGCGTTAGATGGAATAATATTTCAG GGTGTTGCTGTAAGGGTCCGTAGGCCAACAGATTATAATCCTTCATTAGCTGCTGCTCTAGGTCCTAGCCAGCCAAGTCCACACCTCAACTTATCTGCCGTTGGACTTGCTATTGG TGCTGTTGGTGGAACTGAGGGACTTGACCGCATTTTTGTGGGTGGGCTTTCATATTGCTTCACTGAAGAACAAATAAGACAAATACTAGAATCTTTTGG TACTCTCCATGCTTTTGATTTAGTTAGGGATAAAGACACTGGACATTCTAAAGGATATGGTTTCTGTACTTATGAG AATCCAGCGGTAACAGACATTGCTTGTGCCTCTCTCAATGGCCTTAAATTGGGTGATAAAACATTGACTGTAAGGCGAGCTACTGTCAG TGGCCATTCTAAAACAGAGCAGGAACACATCTTTGCAAGGGCACAACAGCATATAGCTATGCAG AAAATAGCTTTGGAAGTCGGCGGGTCAAATATTCCTTGGGCAGAAAGAGTGCCAACTACAATTGATGAAACTCCCACTAAAGTGTTATGTTTGACAAAG GCTGTTACTTCTGATCAGTTGAGGGATGATGAGGAATATGAAGAAATATTGGAAGACATGCGGGATGAGTGCCGCAAATTTG GAGCTTTGGTGAATGTTATTATTCCGCGACCGAATCCTGGCGGAGAGCTGCCTCCGGGTATTGGAAAG GTGTTCTTGGAATACTCTGATAACGCTGGTTGTTCCGCCGCAAAAAATGCTCTACATGGTAGGAAATTTGGTGGCAATGTTGTGACTGCCGTTTATTATTCTGAAGAGAAGTATCACAGTATGGACTATGGAGTATGA
- the LOC112714610 gene encoding splicing factor U2af large subunit A isoform X2, with translation MAPPTADVTPAVSGQILGTAHTIQGTSQNLSPFGISQMGTLSVMHIQPMTQQATRHARRVYVGGIPPLTNEQTIAAFFSQVMITIGGNSAGAGDSVVNVYINHEKKFAFVEMRTVEEASNAMALDGIIFQGVAVRVRRPTDYNPSLAAALGPSQPSPHLNLSAVGLAIGAVGGTEGLDRIFVGGLSYCFTEEQIRQILESFGTLHAFDLVRDKDTGHSKGYGFCTYENPAVTDIACASLNGLKLGDKTLTVRRATVSGHSKTEQEHIFARAQQHIAMQKIALEVGGSNIPWAERVPTTIDETPTKVLCLTKAVTSDQLRDDEEYEEILEDMRDECRKFGALVNVIIPRPNPGGELPPGIGKVFLEYSDNAGCSAAKNALHGRKFGGNVVTAVYYSEEKYHSMDYGV, from the exons ATGGCACCACCTACTGCAGACGTAACACCTGCTGTCTCAG GGCAAATACTGGGTACTGCTCATACGATTCAAGGAACTTCACAAAATTTGTCACCATTTGGAATATCACAG ATGGGAACACTTTCTGTAATGCACATTCAACCTATGACACAGCAG GCTACAAGGCATGCCCGGCGAGTTTATGTAGGTGGGATTCCTCCGTTGACTAATGAacag aCAATTGCAGCATTCTTCAGCCAAGTCATGATTACCATTGGGGGCAATTCTGCTGGAGCAG GCGATTCTGTTGTCAATGTCTACATCAATCATGAGAAGAAATTCGCATTTGTGGAGATGAGAACTGTTGAGGAGGCTAGCAATGCAATGGCGTTAGATGGAATAATATTTCAG GGTGTTGCTGTAAGGGTCCGTAGGCCAACAGATTATAATCCTTCATTAGCTGCTGCTCTAGGTCCTAGCCAGCCAAGTCCACACCTCAACTTATCTGCCGTTGGACTTGCTATTGG TGCTGTTGGTGGAACTGAGGGACTTGACCGCATTTTTGTGGGTGGGCTTTCATATTGCTTCACTGAAGAACAAATAAGACAAATACTAGAATCTTTTGG TACTCTCCATGCTTTTGATTTAGTTAGGGATAAAGACACTGGACATTCTAAAGGATATGGTTTCTGTACTTATGAG AATCCAGCGGTAACAGACATTGCTTGTGCCTCTCTCAATGGCCTTAAATTGGGTGATAAAACATTGACTGTAAGGCGAGCTACTGTCAG TGGCCATTCTAAAACAGAGCAGGAACACATCTTTGCAAGGGCACAACAGCATATAGCTATGCAG AAAATAGCTTTGGAAGTCGGCGGGTCAAATATTCCTTGGGCAGAAAGAGTGCCAACTACAATTGATGAAACTCCCACTAAAGTGTTATGTTTGACAAAG GCTGTTACTTCTGATCAGTTGAGGGATGATGAGGAATATGAAGAAATATTGGAAGACATGCGGGATGAGTGCCGCAAATTTG GAGCTTTGGTGAATGTTATTATTCCGCGACCGAATCCTGGCGGAGAGCTGCCTCCGGGTATTGGAAAG GTGTTCTTGGAATACTCTGATAACGCTGGTTGTTCCGCCGCAAAAAATGCTCTACATGGTAGGAAATTTGGTGGCAATGTTGTGACTGCCGTTTATTATTCTGAAGAGAAGTATCACAGTATGGACTATGGAGTATGA
- the LOC112714610 gene encoding splicing factor U2af large subunit A isoform X1, producing MSDIENHASLRGRSSPDKRISRGSAYESSRMTRQDDERKTFHDRHRRDHKVGRFMGRGKYDSYNGHKKSDYDRHNDRVCDGETKHKYGAHSKRSRRKSRSRSRSRSPSRSECKRTSGFDMAPPTADVTPAVSGQILGTAHTIQGTSQNLSPFGISQMGTLSVMHIQPMTQQATRHARRVYVGGIPPLTNEQTIAAFFSQVMITIGGNSAGAGDSVVNVYINHEKKFAFVEMRTVEEASNAMALDGIIFQGVAVRVRRPTDYNPSLAAALGPSQPSPHLNLSAVGLAIGAVGGTEGLDRIFVGGLSYCFTEEQIRQILESFGTLHAFDLVRDKDTGHSKGYGFCTYENPAVTDIACASLNGLKLGDKTLTVRRATVSGHSKTEQEHIFARAQQHIAMQKIALEVGGSNIPWAERVPTTIDETPTKVLCLTKAVTSDQLRDDEEYEEILEDMRDECRKFGALVNVIIPRPNPGGELPPGIGKVFLEYSDNAGCSAAKNALHGRKFGGNVVTAVYYSEEKYHSMDYGV from the exons ATGTCTGACATCGAAAATCATGCTTCCCTTCGTGGCCGTTCATCGCCCGATAAG CGAATTTCTCGTGGATCTGCTTATGAAAGTTCACGGATGACAAGGCAAGATGATGAAAGGAAAACCTTTCATGACCGCCATCGCAGAGACCACAAGGTTGGAAGGTTTATGGGGAGGGGTAAATATGACAGTTATAATGGGCACAAGAAAAGTGATTATGATAG GCATAATGACCGTGTTTGCGATGGAGAAACAAAGCACAAATATGGAGCGCATTCAAAGAGATCGAGGAGGAAATCAAGATCAAGATCACGGTCCAGATCCCCATCTCGGTCTGAATG CAAAAGGACCTCTGGTTTTGACATGGCACCACCTACTGCAGACGTAACACCTGCTGTCTCAG GGCAAATACTGGGTACTGCTCATACGATTCAAGGAACTTCACAAAATTTGTCACCATTTGGAATATCACAG ATGGGAACACTTTCTGTAATGCACATTCAACCTATGACACAGCAG GCTACAAGGCATGCCCGGCGAGTTTATGTAGGTGGGATTCCTCCGTTGACTAATGAacag aCAATTGCAGCATTCTTCAGCCAAGTCATGATTACCATTGGGGGCAATTCTGCTGGAGCAG GCGATTCTGTTGTCAATGTCTACATCAATCATGAGAAGAAATTCGCATTTGTGGAGATGAGAACTGTTGAGGAGGCTAGCAATGCAATGGCGTTAGATGGAATAATATTTCAG GGTGTTGCTGTAAGGGTCCGTAGGCCAACAGATTATAATCCTTCATTAGCTGCTGCTCTAGGTCCTAGCCAGCCAAGTCCACACCTCAACTTATCTGCCGTTGGACTTGCTATTGG TGCTGTTGGTGGAACTGAGGGACTTGACCGCATTTTTGTGGGTGGGCTTTCATATTGCTTCACTGAAGAACAAATAAGACAAATACTAGAATCTTTTGG TACTCTCCATGCTTTTGATTTAGTTAGGGATAAAGACACTGGACATTCTAAAGGATATGGTTTCTGTACTTATGAG AATCCAGCGGTAACAGACATTGCTTGTGCCTCTCTCAATGGCCTTAAATTGGGTGATAAAACATTGACTGTAAGGCGAGCTACTGTCAG TGGCCATTCTAAAACAGAGCAGGAACACATCTTTGCAAGGGCACAACAGCATATAGCTATGCAG AAAATAGCTTTGGAAGTCGGCGGGTCAAATATTCCTTGGGCAGAAAGAGTGCCAACTACAATTGATGAAACTCCCACTAAAGTGTTATGTTTGACAAAG GCTGTTACTTCTGATCAGTTGAGGGATGATGAGGAATATGAAGAAATATTGGAAGACATGCGGGATGAGTGCCGCAAATTTG GAGCTTTGGTGAATGTTATTATTCCGCGACCGAATCCTGGCGGAGAGCTGCCTCCGGGTATTGGAAAG GTGTTCTTGGAATACTCTGATAACGCTGGTTGTTCCGCCGCAAAAAATGCTCTACATGGTAGGAAATTTGGTGGCAATGTTGTGACTGCCGTTTATTATTCTGAAGAGAAGTATCACAGTATGGACTATGGAGTATGA
- the LOC112714609 gene encoding acetolactate synthase 3, chloroplastic-like: MAATASKPSFPAFQSLQSSSTSSKQALTFTKFPNYPSSSSHTLRITCSLSNTNPNPKHNPKLSPPNASTAATSSPSVVGDNFVSRFAPNEPRKGADILVEALERQGVTDVFAYPGGASMEIHQALTRSSKIRNVLPRHEQGGVFAAEGYARSSGLAGVCIATSGPGATNLVSGLADALLDSVPLIAITGQVPRRMIGTDAFQETPIVEVTRSITKHAYLVLDVDDIPRIVNEAFFLAISGRPGPVLIDIPKDIQQQLAVPNWDQPVMLNAYMSRLPKAPNESYLEQIVRLLLESKKPVLYVGGGSLNASEELRRFVELTGVPVASTLMGLGSYPVGGENSLQMLGMHGTVYANYAVDKSDLLLAFGVRFDDRVTGKLEAFASRAKIVHIDIDSAEIGKNKLPHVSVCGDLKLALSGINRILESRGVKGKLDFRAWREELNEQKLKFPLSYKTFGEDLIPPQHAIQVLDELTNGDAIISTGVGQHQMWAAQFYKYKRPRQWLTSGGLGAMGFGLPAAIGAAVANPGAVVVDIDGDGSFMMNVQELATIRVENLPIKILLLNNQHLGMVVQWEDRFYKSNRAHTYLGDPSKENEIFPNMLHFADACGIPAARVTKKQDLREAIQKMLDTPGPYLLDVIVPHQEHVLPMIPANGSFEDVITEGDGRTKY, encoded by the coding sequence ATGGCTGCCACTGCTTCCAAACCCTCTTTTCCAGCTTTTCAATCCCTTCAATCATCTTCAACCTCGTCGAAGCAAGCTCTTACTTTCACTAAATTCCCAAATTATCCCTCTTCTTCATCACACACCCTCCGAATCACGTGCTCCCTCTCCAACACCAACCCCAACCCCAAACATAATCCGAAACTCTCCCCTCCGAATGCATCCACCGCCGCAACCAGCTCCCCTTCCGTCGTTGGCGACAATTTCGTTTCCCGATTTGCTCCCAACGAGCCACGCAAGGGCGCTGACATCCTCGTGGAGGCGCTGGAGCGCCAGGGTGTCACCGACGTCTTTGCCTACCCCGGCGGTGCTTCCATGGAGATCCACCAGGCTCTCACGCGCTCATCCAAAATCCGGAACGTTCTCCCGCGCCACGAGCAGGGTGGCGTGTTCGCTGCCGAGGGATACGCGCGATCTTCGGGACTCGCCGGCGTCTGCATCGCCACCTCCGGCCCCGGCGCCACCAACCTCGTGAGTGGGCTCGCCGACGCGCTCCTTGATAGCGTCCCGCTCATTGCCATCACAGGCCAGGTCCCCCGCCGCATGATTGGAACCGATGCCTTTCAGGAAACCCCGATTGTTGAGGTAACTAGATCCATCACGAAGCATGCTTaccttgttcttgatgttgatGACATTCCTAGGATTGTGAATGAGGCTTTTTTCTTAGCTATTAGTGGTAGGCCTGGTCCTGTGTTGATTGATATTCCTAAAGATATTCAGCAACAACTTGCTGTTCCCAATTGGGATCAACCAGTTATGTTAAATGCGTACATGTCTAGGTTGCCAAAGGCTCCAAATGAGTCATATTTGGAGCAGATTGTGAGGTTGTTGTTGGAATCTAAGAAGCCGGTTCTGTATGTGGGTGGTGGGAGTTTGAATGCGAGTGAGGagttgaggaggtttgttgagcTTACCGGGGTTCCTGTGGCTAGTACTTTGATGGGCTTGGGATCTTATCCTGTAGGTGGTGAGAATTCGTTGCAGATGCTTGGGATGCACGGGACTGTGTATGCTAATTATGCTGTTGATAAGAGTGATCTCTTGCTTGCATTTGGGGTGAGATTTGATGATCGTGTGACGGGAAAGCTTGAGGCGTTTGCTAGCAGGGCGAAGATTGTTCACATTGACATTGACTCGGCAGAGATTGGGAAGAACAAGCTGCCCCATGTATCTGTCTGTGGGGATTTGAAGCTGGCCTTGAGTGGGATCAATAGGATTTTGGAAAGCAGGGGGGTGAAGGGTAAGCTTGATTTTCGGGCTTGGAGGGAAGAGCTGAATGAGCAGAAGCTCAAATTCCCGTTGAGTTACAAGACATTTGGGGAAGATCTTATTCCTCCTCAGCATGCCATTCAGGTTCTAGATGAGCTGACCAATGGCGATGCTATTATAAGCACTGGAGTTGGACAACACCAGATGTGGGCTGCTCAATTTTACAAATACAAGAGGCCTAGGCAGTGGTTAACATCCGGTGGTCTTGGTGCTATGGGTTTTGGATTGCCTGCCGCCATTGGAGCTGCTGTGGCTAACCCCGGCGCTGTTGTAGTTGACATTGATGGTGATGGCAGTTTTATGATGAATGTTCAAGAGCTGGCCACTATAAGGGTGGAGAATCTCCCTATTAAGATCTTGCTGTTGAATAATCAACACTTGGGTATGGTTGTTCAATGGGAGGATCGTTTCTATAAATCCAATAGGGCTCACACCTATCTAGGAGACCCGTCTAAAGAGAATGAGATATTTCCGAACATGCTGCATTTTGCAGATGCTTGTGGTATACCAGCAGCTCGAGTGACCAAGAAGCAAGACCTTAGAGAAGCAATTCAGAAGATGTTGGATACTCCGGGACCTTACCTTCTTGATGTCATTGTACCTCATCAAGAGCACGTGTTGCCGATGATTCCTGCTAATGGATCCTTCGAGGATGTGATAACTGAAGGCGATGgcagaacaaaatattga